TTTCCCTTAGCAGTTATTTGTTAAGTCATATCAATGACGTAAACAAGCTTAGAGATGCTATACCCAGCATGCCAATACTCCTTAAAAGAAGGGCATTTACCTATTCGCTTATGCACCATAATGCCCCAAATCTGGAACTTTTATGGAGTTCAATAGGCTTGGATCAAATGGCAATAATACGCCTGCTCATGCTTTGCAAAGAGAAAAAATATTATCAAAGCGCCCTCTTTCTTTGTAGAGCCCTAACAAATGATATTGAGCTAAAGTTAGAAGTACTTCACAAAATAGCTATAGATATTGGAGGGGATGGCGAATGTCCTAATGAGAAAAATGTTGCAGCGGACTTGTCGGGGAAAATTAGAGATGAAATCTCACAGATTATTGAAAGTGAGCATTCCGAATTTTTATTTCAGAATATAGCATCTTACCCTCGTCTCACAGCATATATTTTGATGTATCCTGATCTGCATAATAAAGTGGGGGAGATGCCTTACCGTTATATTGAATTGGCAGGAACCGTCGGAGTAAGTGATATTTTTACAGGCATACTTTTTTTTGAATCTTTATTATCAAAGCTTCCGCAAGAAAACGATGAAGAATTTGTGGAAGCCCGAGAAAATGCTGAGGCCTCTTTAACGGATTTTTTGAAGAGACGCGTTAGTCAGACCTCTCCCTCTGTATTGTTTGAGATTATTCATGATAGCTTAAGCAATGATGACCAGAAAATAAAAGCCCTGCAGTGGGTACTTTCGGCTCTTTCTGAAGAAGATCGGGAAGAGTTAATCAACCGCTTGGATAGTAGTAAACAGACGGTTTTAAATTACATAGATCCATTGAACTTTGTGTTCCATGAGGAATGGGTAGAGACCTATACGGCGATGCTTTACTTATTAAACGGTAGCAAAGAACGTTTTGTGATATGTGCCGGAAAAGAATTGCTTTGGTCAAGCCTTCAATTAGATCCTAGCCTAGCCGGATTTTTAACTTCAGATCAAAAAAAAACTGTATTAGAAGACTGTATTGCAATAAGAGATAGCAGCTTTTTTAGAGAGATTATGGAAGAGGTTTCCCTCAGCAATGATGAAATTAATCACTTTTTGCTTCTGTGCTTATGCATAAAAGAAAAGAATGCCTTTCTAAAATATGTGCTGAGAAAAGTCATTAAAGCGGAGAATTTTGAATTCTGTTCTTCACTTTTCTCACTATTAACTTCAGCCTCCTTAGCGATAAAAATTAGGTTTCTTCACTATGCATTTATTGCAGATGATTTTCATACGCAGAGACATATCCTGCATTTATGTGAGGGGGAAAATGAACTTTTTCAAGAGCTTACCGCTTATTTTGAAAAACGTGCGATAAAATCAACTGAGGGTAGACTGACGGAACAAAGAGGAAGAGTATTCAGTATTCCTGAAGTATTTGCGTTTATTGCCCTGCATGTCGGTATATTGAAGAGTGACCAAACTACAATATTCAATGCACTAAATAGTTTGAATTTTGGTCCTAAGGCAATTTTAAATCTTTTAAACCATCTCAGATATCTTCCCTATAGCCACTTGGTAACACTCAATGTGATTCAGTTTCTTCCACCTGCTCAACAAACACAGGTGGAATTAGGTATATTGGATGGTTGGTGGAAAAGCGGGACTTCAAACCATCAAATATTGCATCAGGAGCGATTCTACAATATATTGTCGGGCTCTGAAGCTCATCATTTTTTTCAAGAACCGGACAAATATCCTGCTCTTTTTGAAGCTTTCGTGGACCTGCCCGATTTACATATTATTCTTAACAGGATACATGTGAATTGCTTTCCATTAATCAAGATCGGCCTGAAGAATGGAATGGTAGCTTTTCTAAAAAAGATCTTTGAAGTTTTGGAATTTGAAAACTTAAAAGATGTCCTTCTTCAGCTGAGGGGAACTCAATCTACAGTGCATTGCTTCACCACAACTATTTTGTTCAATGTGGAAAAGACACTTATTTTGCTGCTAGAGGTTTTTAAAAAGGCTAAGTTATTTGATGATACCTTGGGAGAGAAGCTTTTTGGTGAAAACGCCTTAAGGGAATATAGAGAGTTTTCAGCGAGGGTTTTTTCTTTCCTATCAAAATCGATGCAAGAAAGAATGTTTCAAGTGTACAAGGGCCCTCATGGCCCTTCTATATTATTTGAAGTCGTAAGGAATAATAATAACGAACTAGCAGAAGTTACCCTACCTTTAATAGTGTCTGAATCTGGCAAAGAGCTTGTAAGCAGACAAGATGACCATCATTGTACAATTTTTTCCTATATATCACGCCGTAATCGAGGTATTTTTAAAAAAATATTACCCTTAGTGCCCTCGGAACATTTAGTAGAACTCACCCGTAATTTGGAGATAAAACGCTATTGCTATTTGGCGTCGCTAGGGACGGAGTATGCTAAACTTGCTCCTGAAGCTGAAATGAGAGTTATACTCGAACTGTGTATAGAGAAAAATCATTCAGAGGCCTTACTGAATTTCTTCCAGGTTTGGAATAAGAGTTACGATCTTTTGGAGACCCTTACTTCACAGGCGCTAAACCTTTCACAAGGTATTGATAACCGCAAAATTCTATTGGTCTTGCTTAATGCCTTTTCTCTTCAACAACATATTCGTTATGAATTCCACATCATTGATCAGTTATTACGATGGGAAATGTATAAGGAAGTGTTGGGATGGATGAGTCACAAACTCCAATCTGAAAATGTGGGTGCTTATTTTGAAATATTTAAAAATCGGTCTGAATTTTGTGAAATGCTTTTTGACAAAAGCTGTGCAAGTGCTTTGGTTTATGTACGCTCATTGAATTTAGATGAGAATGAGCAAAAGGAATTTTTGCCTTTTCTTGAGGTCGCATCTATCATTGAGGTAGCTGAAAAGATGGTTCAGGATGATATGGAGGTTGTTAAGATCATTTCGTGGGATGGATATGATTTCGAGCTCATTCCAAGCCTTAGATACTGCATCCAACACATTATTGAACCCCTGGAGATAGCTCAGTTGGAAGAACCTTCCGAGTCTAATAATGTCGTTATTTTAGAGAAGTCAAAACAGCTTCAGTGCTTTATTTCAAAAATTTCTATTCTAGACATAGCATCGAGTGCTCCTGCACTTAGGGTAGAATTAATACGGTTTTTATCTTATCTACCTATATCTAAATGCGCAGTTCTTATTCCTCTTCTAGAAAGGGAGCTTTTCAGCCATTTTCTGACACAACTCCCTTTGAATGAACAACACCGGTACTTGCGATTTGCCTCTATCCAACAAAAAGAACACTTTTTGAGTTGTGTAGGGCTGAAACACTCCTTTGTAGATCATTGGAATAAAGCAAAAGAAAACATTAATGCGCTTATGGAGGATTCCTCAAAACTTTTCCATGCGAAGTTGAATTTTAAGGAGCACATTAGATTAATTACTATCGAACCGCAGTTGGATTGTGTTCTTGTGGATTTAGAAAATGTCCTTCAAAACAGTGTAGAAACTTCCTCTATTATTATTAGCGGTTTCCAAGCTTTCAAGGAGTGCGTTAAGAGCGCATTATCTGAAGTAAGAGAAACCTATGTGAAATTGAACTCATTTCAAGGTGCTGCTGTAGTACCCCCTGAATATAAGGATCCGATAACTCTTGAGATCATGATAAATCCTGTTGTTATCTTGGATGAAAATAATGCTAGGATCAGGGTGGATAGCTCAACCCTTTCTTTATTGAATAACAAAAGCCCTATTGGTGGCGGCTCATTTAGCAAGCATATCGCAGAATCTGATCTGGAATTAAAAGCCACTATTTCAGAATGGATTAAAGAAAATCCGGTTTATGAATAATATTATAAACTTATGTTTAAATTTTCTTTGCTTTCTCTTACCTCAAACTGAAAATACTTTTTCAGTTTGAGGTAACCCATTCCATACCTGATTGGGGCATCTTTTCGAGAGATTTGGCTTTTCATATCTTAAGCGCTACCCCTACATAGAAATTTCAAATAGTAATTTCTGTTAATAACAATTGATTAGATGAATTAACCTATGTGGGTTTTTTATTGAGGTTTGTCGTGTCAGGAGTAGATCCCCTTGTAGTATCTGTTAAGGAAGCGTATACGCATTTACATTCTTGTATTAGAGAAATTGATGCTGTTAGTACTACTTTGGAGCATAAAATAATTGAAGATAACAAAGAATTTGTACAAAAACTTAATTATCTTATCCGTGAGAAGAAGTTACTAAAAAATTATTGGGAATATATTACGTACGGATGTCCCATCAATCCTATTATCTTTGGTTTAATATTTCCGAGGAAAGAAGTAGTTGACGTACAAAACGAGATCTATCGCCTTCTAGAAGCATCTACAATCGATACATATCGAATATTTAAATTTCTTTTTAATGCGAAAATTTCACCTGCAGATAAATTAATGCTATTACTGCAGTTATTTAAGGAAAAATCATTTCAAATTTTGACGGAGGATAAAACCAAGGCTCTATGCAGCGTATTGGCATTTTTGTTAGATATCCCCGAACATAAGCAGTCCTTAAGAGTATATTTAGGAAAAGATTTCAAAAACTTGACACGTGGGATACGGGAAAATATATCCGTGTTTTTACTAGAATTATTAGAAGATGCCCACAGGCCTGCGTTAAAAGATTTACATTCGATGTTAGAATTGGAGTTTTCCGGAGTTAGACTAAGGATTTTAGATTGCTATCCTTTGAATAAAGAGATGTTTCAGATGAGCCTTTTGCTTGATCTGAAAGAAAGATCTTTAGAAATGTTAAAATACTTCATTAAGAGAGCTGTGAGAACTTCCGGTATAGAATGCAGTGATTTTCTTTCAAATAGCCTATTGAGCAAGCTGTATGAGAGGGAAAATCTGGAACACGCATTGATACTATGTAAATTTTTCAGAAAAATTAATGATATATTTGCTGAATATAAGTTAGTGAATTTCTCAAATCATGCCTGGAGCCTATTGGTTCGTCATTTATTGAGAGAAGAAGTTATACGAATACCTTATTCGACATTACCTAGCTCGAAAGGGTCAATGTTAGGGTATAGAAACAGTTTATATGAGGATGAGACAAAGCTTGTTGCATGTGTAAGGACACTTCCCGCATGCGTCCTAAGAAACGTATTTACACTGTCTTTGATACATCATAAAGCTAGAAATCTATCTATCTTATGGCCGTTTTTGGGGTTTGACGAAGCGGCAATCTTGCGTATGTATCATTCCTGTATTAGTAGAAAGTATTACTATGGTGCAATTTATCTTAGCAAAAGCTTACCCGAGCAAATCAATTTAAGAATAGTTGCTCTTCATTTGCTTTTAGAAGGGGTAAGTTTAGATAATAAATCGCTTGAGGGGACTAAGAGAGTAAATTTAGATAAAGATGTCGTTGTTCCTTTCGAAATATATAACATCTTCAATAGTAGTGACGGAGCCTATCTCCTTAGAAATATCGAACACTATTTGAGCTTAGTGAAATATGTATTCAATTGTCCCGGATTTAAGGAGAAGTTGAGAGCTTCACCTTTAGAGTTTTTGCCTTTGTCAAAGTGTGTCGGAAAGGAAGAAGTCTTTGGTTGTATCGATTTTTTTACGCAGTTGATTTCAGGAGTGACCTATTGTGCGGAGGAAGAAGGTAAACGGCAGCAAGCCCTTATAGAAGTATTAACAGCAATGCATTGCTTTATTTTGCGTAGAGAGTATGCAAGCATGCCTTCTGTCTTATTTGAAGTGATCAAGTCAGATTGCAGCCGTCTTGAGAAACTCAAGGCGTTAACTTGGATTTGTTCGCATTTGCCTATAGAAGAGAAGGAAGAGGTTGTCAATAGGACCGACTCACAAGATAAAACTGTGTTAAGCTACTTTGATGAGGTCAACATCGATACGAGTGAGGAGTGGAAGCAGCTTTTTAGTAACATACTGACAGAGATGCAAGGTGGTGTTACAACTTTCCTAAAGAACGGTTCCCCTGAATTAATATCAAGAGCCCTTAAGGCTCACTCTCCTCTTGCTAGCTTGCTTGATAGTGACCAGATGTTAAAGCTCATAAGATTTTGTATGCTTAGCGGAGACCTTCAGCTTTTAAAAGACCTTTTGCAGGGGAATAATTTTGACAGCCAGTTTATCAACGCTTGTATTTTTCTTTGTCTGGATGAGTTAGAATTAAATAGTTATATAAAATATTTTCTAAGGAAAAGTTTAAATACTCCCTTCTTCTGTTTTGACCTCGCTCTGGTCTCTCAATTGAAAAGTTATCCTGTAAATCTAATTTGTAAATTTTTACGGTATGCATTTTTGTTGCATGATTTTTCAGCACAAAAAATGCTTTTAGAAATTGGAGAGAAAAAAAAGCAGAAACAGTTTTACGAAGAGCTTAGAAGTTATTTCGGAATAAAACATCCCGATAAGAAGGTTCCCGGGTTGGAGATGTATTGGGGAGATATTTTTCTTTCTCTTAGGATTGTGCAGGGAGTTGAATTCATTCAGAAGGCAATTAAGACTTTCCCACGGTGTCTTTTACAGATTCTTTTACTTTGTGCTTGTTTGAAGCGTGATAGAGAGCTTTCAACCCTTCTTTTAGACCGGCTTAATTTTGCAGAGGATGCATTAATAAATCTTTTAGAGTTTATTAGCGTTGAGTCTCCAAAGCATTTTTTGGAACAAAGAAACCAGCAACAGCCTCCACAATTGAAGCAAAACCTCGCGGTAGATGTGATAGGCTTTGAGATGCATATCATTGCAAGATTAGCTTCAGGCATTCAGGCTACATTTCTATTGCAGGCAATGAATGAGTGGTTGAAGAACGAGTTTCTAAAAGGAATTGCGCAAAAACAATTTTCGGTTTTTCTTAAGGGTTCGATGGCGAATGTGTTTTTTCGTAATCCAAAATTATATCCTCAGCTTTGGAATGAGTTGGCCTATGTCAGCGGATTAGACCAAATATTTGGAAAAGAAGATTTATTTGTGGATGCATTGTTCGAGAATGCTTTGAGTGAAGGGGAAGCGGATTTATTGCGTATAGTTTTCGGATCAGTATCCGAAAATAAGCTAAAGCTTGTCTTGAATAATATTCCATTCACCGAGAACTCTTTAGGCTGGTTTAGTAAAGAGATCGCCAAAAATACAGAGAGGACTCTTCTCCTTATTCTTGAAGCATATAATAGTTTGAAATTACTGGATGACGGCATTCTAAGGCGCTTATTTGTGTGCGAATCTTTTTCAAAATACAAAGAGTTACGTCTGAAATTGTTCCTATTATGTTCAGAACCGCTAAAGAAAGAAATCGTCATCAATATTTACGGAGGTAATCAATTCATTCTTTTTGATGTGGTGCTAAACAATGATAATGAATTTGCAGAGGCTATACTTCCCTATATCAATGAAGATAATGTGGGAGGGTTAGCTGTCCGTTTGACCCCCCCCTCCACAATATTTGAGCATATCACTCATAAGAACCGCAGCATCTTCAAAAAAATAACACCTATATTTCCTTGGGAGACCCTTAGATGGCTTACTGCAAGTTGTGAAAGCCCGACCTTCTGTTATTTGGCGTCTATTGATAAACGCTATGTAAGCTTGGCTCCGGTAAGTAAGAAAGAAGATATTTTATATTTCTGTGTCTATTTGAATATTTCGGAGGCTTTAGACAATTTTGTGCAGGGCTGGGGTATAACGGAAGACCAAATCAAAGCACTTCTTCCCGTTGCATTAGAGATGGAAGACAATCCGGGTATTTTGCGCAGTCTTTTGCTTTGTAGCTTTTCCCATCACAACA
This portion of the Parachlamydiales bacterium genome encodes:
- a CDS encoding U-box domain-containing protein, which codes for MQYLRDHKKIIKNNWNIVTCDNPIHYYAFDLIFKKECSRSLSQDEIIAEILRLLSADSLDTYRLIKYLHRLECPPLQKFDLFLDYLSECKARDSIPTDDKLAGICSLLQIILGHPLHRFPIISHIRDNFEDYSRKLPFKTTLFIFDLLEPSEKIRDLFSGERYAVDVFRHHICKAIQTEAWEYLRLLLSLALNMPGFSFGFSGLNLTIATKLCQRKCNGVFKSILKVMRDTQDLFAEYNLLDFSNRVRVVKASELMEEEAAQDPNLITPARNISLSSYLLSHINDVNKLRDAIPSMPILLKRRAFTYSLMHHNAPNLELLWSSIGLDQMAIIRLLMLCKEKKYYQSALFLCRALTNDIELKLEVLHKIAIDIGGDGECPNEKNVAADLSGKIRDEISQIIESEHSEFLFQNIASYPRLTAYILMYPDLHNKVGEMPYRYIELAGTVGVSDIFTGILFFESLLSKLPQENDEEFVEARENAEASLTDFLKRRVSQTSPSVLFEIIHDSLSNDDQKIKALQWVLSALSEEDREELINRLDSSKQTVLNYIDPLNFVFHEEWVETYTAMLYLLNGSKERFVICAGKELLWSSLQLDPSLAGFLTSDQKKTVLEDCIAIRDSSFFREIMEEVSLSNDEINHFLLLCLCIKEKNAFLKYVLRKVIKAENFEFCSSLFSLLTSASLAIKIRFLHYAFIADDFHTQRHILHLCEGENELFQELTAYFEKRAIKSTEGRLTEQRGRVFSIPEVFAFIALHVGILKSDQTTIFNALNSLNFGPKAILNLLNHLRYLPYSHLVTLNVIQFLPPAQQTQVELGILDGWWKSGTSNHQILHQERFYNILSGSEAHHFFQEPDKYPALFEAFVDLPDLHIILNRIHVNCFPLIKIGLKNGMVAFLKKIFEVLEFENLKDVLLQLRGTQSTVHCFTTTILFNVEKTLILLLEVFKKAKLFDDTLGEKLFGENALREYREFSARVFSFLSKSMQERMFQVYKGPHGPSILFEVVRNNNNELAEVTLPLIVSESGKELVSRQDDHHCTIFSYISRRNRGIFKKILPLVPSEHLVELTRNLEIKRYCYLASLGTEYAKLAPEAEMRVILELCIEKNHSEALLNFFQVWNKSYDLLETLTSQALNLSQGIDNRKILLVLLNAFSLQQHIRYEFHIIDQLLRWEMYKEVLGWMSHKLQSENVGAYFEIFKNRSEFCEMLFDKSCASALVYVRSLNLDENEQKEFLPFLEVASIIEVAEKMVQDDMEVVKIISWDGYDFELIPSLRYCIQHIIEPLEIAQLEEPSESNNVVILEKSKQLQCFISKISILDIASSAPALRVELIRFLSYLPISKCAVLIPLLERELFSHFLTQLPLNEQHRYLRFASIQQKEHFLSCVGLKHSFVDHWNKAKENINALMEDSSKLFHAKLNFKEHIRLITIEPQLDCVLVDLENVLQNSVETSSIIISGFQAFKECVKSALSEVRETYVKLNSFQGAAVVPPEYKDPITLEIMINPVVILDENNARIRVDSSTLSLLNNKSPIGGGSFSKHIAESDLELKATISEWIKENPVYE